One Brassica napus cultivar Da-Ae chromosome C4, Da-Ae, whole genome shotgun sequence genomic region harbors:
- the LOC106381748 gene encoding aspartic proteinase PCS1-like: MMASSSLSNLLRQISVLLLIFPLTLFNTSSSDQTPLVFSLKTQKLPQSSSDKLSFRHNVTLTVSLSVGSPPQNISMVLDTGSELSWLHCKKTSNLGSVFNPVSSSSYKPVPCSSNICRTRTRDLPIPASCDPKTNLCHVAVSYADATSIEGNLAHETFVIGSSTRPDTLFGCMDSGLSSDSEEDAKTTGLMGMNRGALSFVNQLGFSKFSYCISGSDSSGILLLGDSSLSRLGPIQYTPLVLETTPLPYFDRVAYTVQLEGIRVGSKLLSLPKSVFVPDHTGAGQTMVDSGTQFTFLMGPVYTALKTEFIAQTKSVLKVVDDPNFVFQGTMDLCYRVGSLTRPNFSGLPVVSLMFRGAEMSVAGEKLLYRVNGAGSGGKDQVYCFTFGNSDLLGIEAFVIGHHHQQNVWMEFDLAKSRVGFGAAVRCDQASQRLGLRD; the protein is encoded by the coding sequence ATGATGGCTTCATCATCTCTTTCAAATTTATTACGTCAAATTTCAGTTTTACTTCTCATTTTCCCTCTCACACTCTTCAATACATCTTCTTCAGACCAAACACCACTCGTGTTTTCTCTCAAAACCCAAAAGCTTCCTCAGTCTTCTTCAGACAAGCTTTCTTTCAGACATAATGTCACACTCACGGTCTCTCTCTCCGTCGGCTCTCCGCCACAAAACATCTCCATGGTTCTCGACACCGGAAGCGAGCTTTCTTGGCTTCACTGCAAGAAAACTTCAAACTTAGGATCCGTATTCAACCCGGTTTCATCCTCTTCCTATAAGCCCGTACCTTGCTCGTCCAATATTTGCAGGACCCGGACCCGGGATTTGCCCATACCCGCTTCATGTGACCCGAAGACCAATCTTTGCCACGTGGCAGTCTCCTACGCCGACGCTACCTCGATAGAAGGCAACTTAGCTCACGAGACGTTTGTAATCGGGTCTTCAACCCGACCCGATACATTATTCGGGTGCATGGATTCGGGTTTAAGCTCCGATTCGGAGGAGGACGCTAAGACAACCGGTTTAATGGGAATGAACCGGGGAGCTTTATCGTTTGTTAACCAGCTCGGTTTCTCAAAATTCTCTTATTGCATCTCCGGTTCAGACTCCTCCGGTATACTGCTTCTCGGTGACTCGAGTCTCTCGCGGCTTGGTCCTATCCAATACACGCCTTTGGTACTCGAAACGACGCCGTTACCGTATTTCGACCGGGTCGCTTACACGGTCCAATTAGAAGGAATCCGGGTCGGATCGAAGTTGCTTTCTCTACCGAAATCCGTTTTCGTACCGGACCATACCGGAGCCGGTCAGACGATGGTGGATTCAGGTACGCAATTCACGTTCCTGATGGGTCCGGTTTACACGGCGTTGAAAACCGAGTTTATTGCGCAAACCAAATCGGTTCTCAAAGTTGTAGACGATCCGAATTTTGTGTTCCAAGGGACAATGGACCTTTGTTACCGGGTTGGGTCTTTAACCCGGCCCAATTTCTCGGGTTTGCCCGTTGTTAGTTTAATGTTTCGTGGCGCGGAGATGAGCGTGGCGGGTGAGAAGCTGTTGTACCGGGTAAACGGAGCCGGGTCGGGAGGAAAAGATCAGGTGTATTGCTTCACATTTGGGAATTCCGATCTTTTGGGAATAGAAGCGTTTGTGATTGGTCATCATCATCAGCAGAACGTGTGGATGGAGTTTGATCTTGCTAAATCAAGGGTTGGATTTGGTGCTGCCGTCAGATGTGATCAAGCTAGTCAACGGCTCGGATTGCGAGATTGA
- the LOC106381749 gene encoding probable E3 ubiquitin-protein ligase RHC2A — MASGSYWCYSCNRFVWVSSSSSSSISCPDCDGGFLEHIQQPPDSLHRRSPTRFPLSSTHAPLTRSSTNRSPNPVIVLRGSDASAAPDRSAFQMYYGDGSSSGLRPLPPSMTEFLLGSGFDRLLDQISQIDRGSCDDHPPASKSAIEALPVIEIDRIHLESDSQSHCAVCKENFELKSPAKEMPCNHIYHPDCILPWLAIRNSCPVCRHELPAEAVTVADGGDESAAGLTIWRLPGGGFAVGRIPGGDRVMPVVYTEVDGGRLGEERIPRRVAWGSRRGGGGGGFTGRIMRLFGCFSGSSGSVASGSGSRSRVTSRSRSSSLSMFSTAASSSRRRNWLARIN, encoded by the coding sequence ATGGCTTCTGGATCTTACTGGTGCTACAGCTGCAACCGCTTCGTCTgggtctcctcctcctcctcctcctccatctcCTGCCCCGACTGCGACGGAGGCTTCCTCGAACACATCCAACAACCCCCCGACTCCCTCCACCGAAGAAGCCCCACGCGCTTCCCTCTCTCCTCCACCCACGCGCCCCTCACTCGTAGCAGCACCAACCGCTCTCCCAATCCGGTAATCGTCCTCCGCGGATCCGACGCCTCCGCAGCCCCAGACCGATCCGCTTTCCAGATGTACTACGGCGACGGCTCCAGCTCTGGCCTCAGGCCGTTACCCCCGAGCATGACGGAGTTTCTGCTCGGCTCCGGATTCGATCGGTTGCTGGATCAGATCTCTCAGATCGATCGCGGCTCGTGCGATGATCACCCTCCCGCTTCGAAATCGGCGATCGAAGCGTTGCctgtgatcgagatcgatcggATTCATCTCGAGTCGGACTCTCAGTCTCACTGCGCGGTCTGCAAagagaatttcgagctgaaatCGCCGGCGAAGGAGATGCCGTGTAACCATATATATCATCCTGACTGTATCCTCCCTTGGCTCGCTATTAGGAACTCGTGCCCAGTGTGCAGGCACGAGCTCCCGGCCGAGGCTGTTACAGTAGCGGATGGTGGTGATGAGTCTGCGGCGGGATTGACGATTTGGAGGCTACCGGGAGGAGGATTCGCGGTGGGGAGGATTCCGGGAGGAGATAGAGTGATGCCGGTGGTGTACACGGAGGTAGACGGTGGGAGATTGGGGGAGGAGAGGATTCCGAGGAGAGTAGCGTGGGGGTCgaggagaggaggaggagggggaGGGTTTACGGGTCGGATCATGAGACTGTTTGGATGTTTTAGCGGGTCGTCTGGATCCGTAGCGTCCGGGTCCGGGTCGAGATCGAGGGTAACTAGTAGGAGCAGGTCTTCGTCTTTGTCTATGTTCAGTACAGCTGCGTCTTCCTCGAGGAGACGAAATTGGCTAGCTCGGATAAATTAA
- the LOC106381752 gene encoding succinate dehydrogenase assembly factor 1, mitochondrial codes for MGATKLSGMQKQVLSLYRGFLRAARSKPTEDRKRIETIVSTEFRKNSKEVDRKNFQYIEYLLRLGHKQLDQLKSPDMVSISSVKIN; via the coding sequence atgggagCTACTAAACTTTCCGGGATGCAGAAGCAAGTCCTGAGTCTCTACAGAGGATTCCTTAGAGCAGCTCGTTCGAAGCCAACGGAAGACAGGAAGAGAATAGAGACGATCGTGTCGACGGAGTTCCGCAAGAACTCGAAGGAGGTCGACCGTAAGAACTTTCAGTACATTGAGTATCTGCTTCGGTTAGGTCATAAGCAACTTGATCAACTCAAAAGTCCCGATATGGTTTCCATCTCCTCTGTGAAGATCAACTAG